One Candidatus Latescibacterota bacterium DNA window includes the following coding sequences:
- a CDS encoding Hpt domain-containing protein — protein MGSTTEIYDSSILNECLDGDKEMITEIIEGYFDDMAGRMDEMVVAILSCDAELIHRTGHSIKGASANIGAKEASSVASEIEKAGKAGNIEKAKTHFEEFKTAFSRLESHLGK, from the coding sequence ATGGGATCTACCACTGAGATATATGACTCCAGCATTCTTAATGAGTGTCTCGATGGTGACAAAGAAATGATAACCGAGATCATCGAGGGATATTTCGATGACATGGCCGGCAGGATGGACGAAATGGTCGTAGCTATATTGTCATGTGATGCTGAATTGATACACAGGACCGGGCATTCGATTAAAGGCGCGAGCGCCAATATCGGCGCGAAAGAAGCCAGCTCGGTAGCCTCTGAGATAGAAAAAGCCGGAAAAGCTGGAAATATCGAAAAGGCGAAAACACATTTCGAGGAATTCAAAACAGCATTCTCAAGACTCGAATCTCACCTGGGGAAATAG
- a CDS encoding ABC transporter ATP-binding protein, translating to MIKLRNITKFYSAGIVKTYVLRRIDLDIKEGEFITVMGPSGSGKTTLLNIVGMLDTPSDGDYVFFDEKVHLLNDKKRSALYNKFFGYVFQSFHLIDDLTVYENLETPLLYKKIKGSERKSMVCDTLDRFRIVGKKDLFPSQLSGGQQQLVGVARALIAKPKLVLADEPTGNLHSEQGEEIMELFKKLNSEGTTIIQATHSEKNAAYGDRIIRLRDGWIEE from the coding sequence ATGATAAAGCTGAGAAACATCACTAAATTCTACTCCGCGGGGATTGTAAAGACCTATGTCCTCAGGCGGATCGACCTCGATATAAAGGAAGGCGAGTTTATTACAGTGATGGGCCCTTCGGGTTCCGGCAAGACTACTTTGCTTAATATTGTGGGGATGCTCGATACACCATCAGACGGGGATTATGTCTTCTTCGATGAGAAGGTCCATCTCCTGAATGACAAGAAGAGATCTGCCCTGTACAACAAGTTTTTCGGTTATGTCTTTCAGAGCTTTCATCTGATCGATGACCTCACCGTCTACGAAAACCTGGAGACACCTCTGCTGTACAAGAAGATCAAAGGTTCAGAGCGCAAGAGCATGGTCTGCGATACGCTGGACCGGTTCCGAATAGTGGGGAAGAAAGACCTTTTCCCGAGTCAGCTATCCGGTGGACAGCAGCAGCTGGTCGGAGTCGCGAGAGCGCTCATCGCAAAACCCAAGCTGGTACTTGCCGACGAACCCACGGGCAATCTTCATTCAGAGCAGGGCGAAGAGATAATGGAATTGTTCAAGAAACTCAACTCTGAGGGCACTACCATTATTCAGGCGACGCATTCAGAGAAGAACGCTGCCTATGGTGACAGGATCATCCGTCTGCGCGACGGATGGATTGAAGAATAG